One genomic window of Ignavibacteriota bacterium includes the following:
- a CDS encoding choice-of-anchor D domain-containing protein, with product MPVLAHSGLRRAVVLAAMIVSAAPLLRAQSTCDIDKSCIGNALYFPGGDLDYVDVFNTPTLNSIETTHAMTVEMWALVVRRPGVMQALAGVWGPRTDRDDKWLLYIDATDSLAFELSNDSTGFGPFDNTLVKAPMLYNTWIHIAAMWDGGTQEARLYIDGRLVARGRNSEYPLRGIRSTISYLQIASFNGQSNDPARFRTLEGTVDEFRIWNRIIPDDELRCQRHAALRGSEPGLILYFRLNEGAGDVLCDASRFNGRGNRRGAADFRPATRSVPPSIFITPSAFSLPLGCISDTVLNVTITDTSACGQRVSLALAGPDAGSFSLGATSLTLSQNTPVLVPVRTNLRISGLIRAQVVVTPLNGCDAPVVIPVDIVRATRLAPSMPRVVFDTLFGCENAKRSDTTLRLCNAGSGPLTVGGFTFTNGAFTALPSGWTAPAVLAPGECRDILLRFEPSDTGTFTDTLRVISDDPCPGSGLIPVSGRSVNIARLTISSIDFDRPGIPCRRSLNLAEEFFLRNTSGENFTVETIEFTNAAFSTPTAMPFTARPGQSYRMYIRFRSNVEGVYTDTARVRIAFRGCTVYRSIPLRGRIIDLRLAANDTLVNFGTVTVGRSATLPVTLRNDGIDTRDIFVYLSSGRVFSLAGGSRFSLAPAAAQPVAVTFRPLGAQAYRDTLCFQDVGCQTITKVVLVGNGVFGTLVFEPPYVQSGNVINCRCRVDTVTVTNATGGPVTLRSVTIAGSTKFTLIAPVPVPGEILSAGAQRRYAVQYCPDGAPDFLTERADLVFDTDGPDGILRMMLTGTNIEPKLTIDGMTNYGDVEVGTSQTRILKLTNPSPTPVRVESIPPLPPGFSVVSAVPPVGSVLGYRDTMLVGVQFAPATNIVYSGTITATSTDPCTTRCTGDLTGRGIIVPLFVPWSTVVFSEVSRCDSVVRVIGLVNDGSVPITVDSIWLTGPDAAAFEWRGRTFSGTPPRATPPRFADSIDVVYHPDRSPSVQSQAQLHIAATTRLGQQTFTINLVGGRILQFIPNRTAVVFPATPVRVAAAPAPVAFQNPSYLETLYIDSVSFLPDQGVFSYSGSLPLVIAPRQRVSLNFGFLPRAAVTYTAKVRLVTRVGCVERDTSISISGEGYTPPWLTTICVDTTIVGEIGQVLRLPVTLNRSIPQNPLDIDLVVQYHRRALQYLGFEPVYTRIAARDTLRTEGVKISLRGNQNVGAGPIGYISFRVAASDSMRFFLRTDSIDFASDSTFFIALFGDGCIRTVTINPRCGVQRIVTSANRYELAQNFPNPFRTRTTVVFETLEDTQVRIEVRDTRGRLAAVLTDAPYQHGRYQLVFDATGIASGLYNLVMTTANFTATRTMLVTQ from the coding sequence ATGCCTGTCCTTGCACACAGCGGCCTGCGCCGCGCCGTAGTTCTTGCCGCCATGATAGTCTCGGCCGCGCCGCTGCTGCGCGCGCAGTCGACCTGTGATATCGACAAATCCTGCATCGGGAATGCCCTGTACTTCCCGGGCGGAGATCTCGACTATGTGGACGTCTTCAACACGCCGACGCTCAACAGCATCGAGACCACACACGCCATGACCGTCGAGATGTGGGCCCTGGTTGTGCGGCGCCCGGGCGTGATGCAGGCGCTGGCGGGCGTATGGGGACCGCGCACCGACCGCGATGACAAATGGCTGCTCTACATCGACGCGACCGACTCGCTCGCCTTCGAACTCAGTAACGACTCGACGGGATTCGGTCCCTTCGACAACACGCTGGTGAAGGCGCCGATGTTGTACAACACATGGATACACATTGCGGCGATGTGGGACGGCGGCACGCAGGAGGCGCGTCTGTACATCGACGGCCGCCTCGTGGCGCGCGGCAGAAACAGCGAGTATCCGTTGCGCGGCATCCGATCCACCATCAGCTATCTTCAGATCGCGAGCTTCAACGGACAATCGAACGATCCCGCGCGCTTCAGAACGCTGGAAGGAACGGTGGACGAATTCCGCATCTGGAATCGCATAATACCGGATGATGAACTCCGTTGTCAGCGCCACGCCGCGCTTCGCGGCAGTGAACCGGGGCTGATCCTGTATTTCCGCCTGAATGAAGGCGCGGGCGACGTGCTCTGCGACGCCTCGCGTTTCAACGGCCGCGGCAACCGGCGCGGTGCGGCCGACTTCCGTCCGGCAACACGCTCCGTGCCGCCGAGCATCTTTATTACTCCGTCGGCGTTTTCCCTGCCGCTCGGGTGCATTTCCGACACCGTGTTGAACGTGACCATCACCGATACGTCGGCCTGCGGCCAGCGTGTGTCACTCGCGCTAGCCGGACCAGACGCGGGGTCGTTCTCCCTCGGTGCGACCTCGTTGACGCTGTCGCAGAACACCCCGGTGCTGGTCCCGGTGCGGACGAACTTGCGCATCTCCGGACTCATACGCGCTCAGGTCGTTGTCACACCGCTCAACGGCTGTGACGCGCCTGTTGTGATACCGGTCGATATTGTCCGCGCAACACGGCTTGCGCCGTCGATGCCCCGCGTCGTGTTCGACACACTTTTTGGCTGCGAGAACGCAAAGAGATCCGACACCACACTGCGTCTCTGCAATGCCGGCAGCGGGCCGTTGACCGTCGGCGGATTCACTTTCACCAACGGCGCGTTCACCGCGCTGCCTTCGGGATGGACCGCGCCCGCGGTGCTGGCGCCGGGTGAATGCCGCGACATCCTTCTCCGTTTTGAACCTTCCGACACCGGAACATTCACCGACACGCTGCGCGTCATCTCCGACGATCCCTGCCCGGGCAGCGGTCTGATCCCCGTATCGGGACGCAGTGTGAACATTGCGCGCCTCACCATTTCGTCCATCGATTTCGACCGGCCCGGCATTCCGTGCCGCCGCTCGCTGAACCTCGCCGAGGAATTTTTCCTGCGCAACACGTCAGGTGAGAACTTTACGGTTGAAACGATCGAGTTCACGAACGCCGCTTTCAGCACGCCGACCGCGATGCCTTTCACGGCGAGGCCGGGACAGTCGTACCGCATGTACATCCGTTTCCGTTCGAATGTCGAAGGCGTCTATACCGACACGGCTCGAGTGCGCATCGCATTCCGCGGATGCACCGTGTACCGCAGCATACCGTTGCGCGGACGTATCATCGACCTGCGACTTGCCGCGAACGACACACTCGTGAACTTCGGCACTGTGACAGTCGGCCGCAGCGCCACATTACCGGTCACGCTGCGCAACGACGGGATCGACACGCGCGACATCTTTGTATACCTCTCCTCCGGCCGCGTGTTTTCGCTTGCGGGAGGCAGCCGCTTCTCGCTTGCACCCGCTGCGGCGCAACCCGTCGCGGTTACTTTCCGTCCGCTCGGCGCACAGGCATACCGCGACACGTTGTGTTTTCAGGATGTGGGATGTCAGACCATCACGAAGGTGGTGCTGGTCGGCAACGGCGTCTTCGGGACGCTGGTATTCGAACCGCCATACGTGCAGAGCGGCAACGTGATCAACTGCCGCTGCCGCGTCGACACAGTGACCGTCACCAACGCCACGGGCGGACCAGTGACACTGCGGTCCGTGACCATCGCGGGTTCCACGAAATTCACACTTATCGCTCCGGTGCCCGTGCCGGGAGAGATTCTCTCCGCGGGAGCGCAGCGGCGCTACGCGGTGCAGTATTGCCCCGACGGCGCCCCCGATTTCCTTACCGAACGCGCGGACCTCGTATTCGACACCGACGGACCTGACGGCATCCTGCGCATGATGCTGACGGGCACAAACATCGAACCGAAACTCACCATCGACGGCATGACGAATTACGGCGATGTGGAAGTAGGCACGAGCCAGACCCGGATACTGAAACTGACAAATCCGAGTCCCACACCCGTCCGTGTTGAATCGATTCCGCCGTTGCCTCCCGGATTCAGTGTTGTATCGGCGGTGCCACCGGTTGGTTCCGTGCTTGGCTATCGCGACACGATGCTCGTGGGCGTGCAATTTGCGCCCGCAACAAACATCGTGTACTCCGGAACCATCACGGCCACGTCCACCGATCCGTGCACAACGCGCTGCACCGGCGATCTCACGGGACGCGGCATTATCGTGCCGCTGTTTGTGCCGTGGTCCACTGTCGTTTTCTCCGAAGTCAGCCGCTGCGACAGCGTGGTGCGCGTCATCGGCCTTGTCAACGACGGCAGCGTCCCAATCACAGTCGATTCCATCTGGCTAACCGGCCCGGACGCCGCGGCGTTTGAATGGCGGGGGCGCACCTTCAGCGGAACGCCGCCGCGTGCGACACCCCCGCGCTTTGCGGACAGCATCGATGTCGTGTATCATCCCGACCGTTCGCCCTCGGTACAGTCGCAGGCACAGCTCCACATCGCCGCAACCACACGGCTCGGGCAGCAGACGTTCACCATCAATCTTGTTGGCGGGCGGATTCTGCAGTTCATCCCGAACCGCACGGCCGTTGTGTTTCCCGCAACACCCGTGCGTGTCGCCGCGGCCCCGGCGCCCGTCGCCTTCCAGAATCCGAGTTACCTCGAAACGCTGTACATCGACTCCGTATCGTTCCTGCCCGATCAGGGCGTGTTTTCCTACAGCGGGTCGTTGCCGCTTGTCATCGCGCCGCGTCAGCGTGTGTCGCTGAACTTCGGTTTCCTGCCGCGGGCAGCGGTCACGTACACTGCGAAGGTGCGGCTTGTCACGCGTGTGGGCTGCGTCGAGCGCGATACCTCGATCAGCATTTCGGGCGAGGGCTACACGCCGCCCTGGCTCACCACAATCTGCGTGGACACCACGATTGTGGGCGAAATCGGTCAGGTGCTTCGACTGCCCGTGACCCTGAACCGCAGCATACCGCAGAATCCGCTCGACATCGATCTTGTGGTGCAATACCACCGCCGCGCACTGCAGTATCTTGGCTTCGAGCCCGTCTACACACGGATTGCAGCGCGCGATACCCTTCGTACCGAAGGAGTAAAAATCTCGCTGCGAGGGAATCAGAATGTCGGCGCGGGACCGATCGGATACATCAGTTTTCGTGTAGCCGCATCCGATTCCATGCGCTTTTTCCTGCGCACCGACAGCATCGACTTCGCGTCGGATTCGACCTTCTTCATAGCGCTGTTCGGCGACGGGTGCATTCGCACCGTCACCATAAATCCGCGCTGCGGCGTGCAGCGCATCGTCACCAGCGCGAACCGCTATGAACTGGCGCAGAACTTCCCCAATCCCTTTCGCACGCGCACCACCGTTGTCTTCGAAACACTCGAGGACACACAGGTACGCATCGAGGTGCGCGACACACGGGGCCGCCTTGCCGCGGTGCTCACCGATGCGCCGTATCAACACGGACGTTACCAGCTTGTGTTCGACGCCACCGGTATTGCAAGCGGCCTGTACAACCTTGTCATGACAACAGCCAACTTCACCGCGACACGCACTATGCTCGTCACGCAGTAA
- a CDS encoding OmpA family protein, translating to MTHTRIGRHSAILGAPHRLALAAVICIIGAGHLAAQPRWHLGVHAGYGYAWHNTRQDVLPLSEGCGSFTYGRGSGGTAGLVAEAELLPWLRGTTRVSWAQLGGTLRTICDNGIIVPTGNNNEFAPLVREYTKTVQLDYGLVEAAFKVMPLSVPLYLTAGISVGAPLFRARYAQDERILSPAGALFPGYQVRRSNGEGEIADTKLRTAIAGGIGYSIPLRGDVEVSPEIVYTHPLTDAAAGPAWKIAHARAGVSVTWSPPVEAPPPPPPPPPPPPPPPAPPAPPIARLETATDVAVDITETFVTETFPILPYLFFERASAKLPDKYRRSTAGEADSFSEQHLPRKTLDIYYHILDIIGSRMCENPTARITLIGSTDDKDEERGDTSLAMARARAVATYLIDVWRIDSKRLVLATQRLPPIPTSQAYAEGDEENRRVDIISTSPELFRPVVHERFSEFKITPPTVTMTLAGEGNAGIMQWLLRVTQGGRPVAEFAGSGTPPAALEWNLGDTLAAQVRDNIPLVATLSVTDGNGATGSSELQIPVRKKQNSFEIGRLSLIVFDFDRADILPMNQRMIQRFVAEAITPQSTVLITGSTDRLGEEQHNAELSAARADNVKKILLLQSPVYQSLEARGIGEAPDLYDNALPEGRFYCRTVSVHVQTPVAGQ from the coding sequence ATGACACACACACGCATTGGGAGACATTCCGCGATTTTGGGCGCGCCGCATCGCCTCGCCCTCGCCGCAGTTATTTGTATAATCGGCGCGGGGCACCTCGCCGCGCAGCCGCGCTGGCATCTCGGAGTACATGCGGGATACGGATACGCGTGGCACAACACACGGCAGGATGTGCTGCCGTTGTCGGAAGGGTGTGGGAGTTTCACATACGGACGCGGGTCCGGCGGGACCGCCGGACTGGTGGCTGAGGCCGAATTGCTGCCCTGGCTGCGCGGAACGACGCGTGTAAGCTGGGCGCAGCTCGGCGGCACATTGCGCACCATATGCGACAATGGCATCATCGTGCCGACCGGCAACAACAATGAATTTGCTCCGCTTGTGCGCGAGTACACAAAGACGGTGCAGCTCGATTACGGCCTTGTGGAGGCAGCGTTCAAGGTCATGCCGCTCTCCGTGCCGCTGTATCTCACCGCGGGCATCAGTGTCGGTGCCCCGCTGTTTCGCGCGCGCTACGCACAGGACGAGCGCATACTTTCACCCGCGGGAGCGCTGTTTCCCGGTTATCAGGTGCGGCGGTCGAACGGGGAAGGGGAGATTGCCGACACAAAACTCCGTACCGCGATTGCAGGGGGTATAGGGTATTCGATACCATTGCGCGGCGATGTGGAAGTGTCGCCCGAAATCGTGTACACACATCCGCTGACCGACGCTGCAGCGGGGCCTGCCTGGAAAATCGCACACGCGCGCGCCGGCGTGAGTGTCACCTGGTCTCCGCCCGTCGAGGCGCCGCCACCGCCCCCGCCGCCGCCACCACCACCTCCTCCTCCGCCCGCGCCTCCCGCGCCGCCGATAGCGCGGCTCGAGACGGCCACCGATGTCGCAGTCGACATTACGGAGACGTTTGTGACGGAGACCTTCCCGATTCTGCCATACCTCTTTTTCGAAAGGGCATCGGCGAAGTTGCCGGACAAGTACCGCAGGTCGACAGCGGGAGAGGCGGACTCCTTCTCCGAACAGCATCTGCCCCGCAAGACGCTCGACATCTACTACCACATCCTCGACATCATCGGATCGCGGATGTGTGAGAATCCAACCGCGCGCATCACGCTCATCGGTTCGACCGACGACAAGGACGAGGAACGCGGCGACACGTCGCTGGCAATGGCGCGCGCACGCGCGGTGGCCACCTATCTCATCGACGTCTGGCGCATCGATTCGAAGCGGCTCGTGCTCGCGACACAGCGGCTTCCCCCGATACCGACGAGCCAGGCCTACGCCGAGGGCGACGAGGAAAACAGGCGTGTCGACATCATCTCGACATCGCCAGAGCTGTTCCGGCCCGTCGTGCATGAACGGTTCAGCGAGTTCAAGATCACTCCGCCCACCGTGACCATGACGCTGGCCGGCGAGGGCAACGCCGGAATCATGCAGTGGCTGCTGCGTGTGACGCAGGGCGGGCGGCCCGTCGCGGAGTTCGCAGGATCTGGCACGCCTCCAGCGGCGCTCGAGTGGAATCTTGGCGACACACTCGCCGCGCAGGTGCGCGATAACATTCCACTCGTCGCGACTCTTTCGGTGACCGACGGGAACGGAGCGACGGGAAGTTCGGAACTGCAGATCCCCGTCAGAAAAAAACAGAACTCCTTCGAGATCGGACGCCTGAGCCTGATTGTCTTTGATTTCGATCGCGCGGACATTCTGCCGATGAATCAGCGCATGATACAGCGTTTTGTCGCCGAGGCGATTACCCCCCAATCGACAGTGCTGATCACCGGTTCCACCGACCGGCTCGGAGAGGAACAGCACAATGCAGAACTGTCCGCGGCGCGTGCCGACAACGTTAAAAAAATTCTGCTTCTGCAGAGCCCCGTGTATCAATCGCTCGAGGCCCGCGGTATCGGCGAAGCGCCGGATCTCTACGACAACGCGCTGCCCGAAGGACGGTTCTATTGCCGCACCGTGTCGGTGCATGTACAAACGCCTGTCGCCGGTCAGTAG
- a CDS encoding class I SAM-dependent methyltransferase, which yields MLAKIKATLQASYDAGENIEVVKRLVEPLLRPGMRILDVGPGTGSLINHLREVAQTQGIDVELHVLDYLPSVLERFPSDVRPHLFNLHELADTTEHAQRMPLDDAVFDMVIFTEVIEHITFPQEVVSEFARILAPGGRLVITTPNIYCLGNRLATFLGTDKLFRKVGEEGFVSTIEFSRYGHVAHYSHVSLAQLLSPWFGIETRTGSCFKIPLLRFWQTRFASMFPTLSNHVVYIATKTAVGDTSLRVVPCLLTGATERTLPDGRCLHPVPHNAVCYGCPHFHKDWLHPRDRRKKASYRPR from the coding sequence ATGCTCGCGAAGATAAAAGCCACACTGCAGGCGTCGTACGACGCGGGAGAAAACATCGAGGTGGTGAAACGCCTCGTGGAACCGCTGCTGCGACCCGGCATGCGCATCCTTGATGTCGGACCCGGAACCGGGTCGCTGATCAACCATCTGCGCGAGGTCGCGCAGACACAGGGGATCGACGTGGAACTGCACGTGCTCGACTATCTTCCCTCGGTGCTCGAGCGCTTCCCATCCGACGTCCGCCCGCACCTCTTCAACCTCCACGAACTGGCCGACACGACCGAACACGCGCAGCGCATGCCGCTCGACGATGCCGTCTTCGATATGGTGATATTCACCGAGGTCATCGAGCACATCACGTTCCCGCAGGAGGTTGTGTCCGAATTCGCCCGCATTCTGGCTCCGGGTGGCCGGCTCGTCATCACAACGCCCAATATCTACTGCCTCGGCAACCGCCTGGCCACGTTCCTTGGAACGGACAAGCTGTTCCGGAAAGTCGGAGAGGAAGGGTTTGTTTCGACGATCGAATTCAGCCGCTACGGACATGTGGCGCATTACTCGCACGTTTCACTCGCGCAGCTTTTGTCGCCATGGTTCGGCATCGAGACACGCACCGGATCCTGCTTTAAAATTCCGCTGCTGCGTTTCTGGCAAACACGCTTCGCCTCCATGTTCCCGACCTTGTCGAATCACGTGGTCTATATCGCCACAAAAACCGCGGTGGGTGATACGTCGCTGCGCGTGGTGCCGTGTCTTTTGACCGGTGCAACGGAGCGCACACTTCCCGACGGACGCTGCCTGCATCCCGTTCCGCACAATGCCGTCTGTTACGGATGTCCCCATTTTCACAAAGACTGGCTCCATCCGCGCGACAGGCGAAAAAAAGCGTCGTACCGGCCCCGCTGA
- the hppD gene encoding 4-hydroxyphenylpyruvate dioxygenase has product MHRESTDQTQNALGLRAVHHLELFCGNAKQSAYYYRYAFGFTLVGYRGPETGVRGKVSYALQQDRIRLILTTPLTEDGTITPFLVKHGDGVRDVAFECPDARAAYTETIARGARSIAEPYIESDEHGTVTYATVATYGDTVHTFVDKSAYAGPFLPGFTPVAADPIARPVGLRYVDHVVGNVGWDEMDKTVKFYNDVFGFARFVSFDDKDISTEYSALRSTVVSNDNKWIKFPINEPAEGKKKSQIEEYVQFNNGPGVQHIAMITDNIVDTITRLRAQGVEFLDTPASYYDGLLDRVGPIDEDVAQLAPLGILVDRDDKGYMLQLFTKPVEDRPTLFIEIIQRKGGESFGKGNFKALFESIEREQDRRGNL; this is encoded by the coding sequence ATGCATCGCGAATCGACAGACCAGACCCAGAACGCGCTCGGCTTGCGCGCCGTTCACCACCTCGAGCTTTTCTGCGGCAACGCCAAGCAGTCGGCGTATTACTACCGCTACGCCTTTGGATTTACGCTGGTGGGATACCGCGGACCGGAAACCGGCGTGCGCGGTAAAGTCTCGTACGCGCTGCAGCAGGACCGCATCCGCCTCATCCTTACGACGCCGCTCACGGAAGACGGGACCATCACACCCTTCCTCGTCAAACACGGCGACGGCGTGCGCGACGTGGCGTTTGAATGTCCGGATGCCCGAGCGGCATACACCGAGACCATAGCCCGGGGTGCCCGCTCGATCGCCGAACCGTACATCGAATCCGATGAGCACGGCACGGTCACCTACGCGACTGTTGCCACGTATGGCGATACCGTTCACACCTTTGTCGACAAGAGCGCGTATGCCGGTCCGTTCCTTCCGGGCTTCACCCCCGTCGCTGCGGATCCGATCGCGCGTCCCGTCGGGCTCCGCTACGTCGATCACGTGGTGGGGAATGTGGGATGGGACGAGATGGACAAGACCGTGAAGTTCTACAACGACGTATTCGGATTCGCGCGTTTCGTGTCGTTCGACGACAAGGACATTTCGACCGAGTACTCCGCGCTCCGCTCCACGGTGGTGTCGAACGACAACAAATGGATCAAATTCCCGATCAACGAACCGGCGGAAGGCAAGAAGAAGTCGCAGATCGAGGAGTACGTCCAGTTCAACAACGGGCCCGGCGTGCAGCACATCGCGATGATCACCGACAACATCGTCGACACCATCACACGCTTGCGCGCGCAGGGCGTGGAATTCCTCGACACGCCCGCATCCTATTACGACGGCCTGCTCGACCGTGTCGGGCCCATCGACGAGGACGTTGCGCAGCTCGCGCCGCTCGGCATACTGGTGGACCGCGACGACAAGGGCTACATGCTGCAGTTGTTCACCAAGCCCGTCGAAGACCGGCCGACGCTTTTCATCGAAATCATCCAGCGCAAGGGCGGCGAGAGCTTTGGCAAGGGCAATTTCAAGGCGTTGTTCGAATCCATCGAACGTGAGCAGGACCGCCGCGGCAACCTCTGA
- a CDS encoding type II toxin-antitoxin system MqsA family antitoxin gives MTSRRYSSCSYCGSAVEERHIRVETWIGDTLTVFEDVPAGVCSHCGEEYLGADTQEKMFALTKSAPRRTMDVPVYGFTDPLTVAKAAAKRKGQQPSERAFDAADEESDVPLTSDEEISKLMETDFEEWEDSER, from the coding sequence ATGACATCGCGACGTTACAGTTCCTGCTCCTACTGCGGCAGCGCCGTCGAGGAACGCCACATCCGCGTCGAGACCTGGATCGGCGACACGCTCACGGTATTCGAGGACGTTCCAGCCGGCGTGTGTTCCCATTGCGGCGAGGAGTATCTCGGTGCGGACACCCAGGAAAAAATGTTCGCTCTCACAAAGAGTGCTCCGCGGCGCACCATGGACGTGCCGGTGTACGGTTTCACCGATCCGCTCACCGTCGCCAAGGCGGCTGCAAAGCGCAAGGGTCAGCAGCCCAGCGAACGTGCCTTCGACGCCGCTGATGAGGAGAGCGATGTGCCCTTGACCTCCGACGAGGAGATCTCCAAACTGATGGAGACCGACTTCGAGGAATGGGAGGACTCTGAGCGGTAG
- a CDS encoding ABC transporter permease, which produces MEEVYGITMFGMRFFRYVFRPPYELGEIRKHMDELGAKSIPLLTVVGLIMGLILALQSRPTLDRFGAGSFLPAMIALTIVRELGPVITALIVAGRVSSGIGAELGSMKVTEQIDALEVSAVDPFNYLVVTRIVACIIMLPLLTAYVDFLAIFGGFLAEALASNSTFQLYFSETISSIKFLDLVPGVGKTAVFGYIIGLIGAYEGFNTTRGTEGVGRAATTSVVLASLNIIFVDMVIIQLTLIFFGS; this is translated from the coding sequence ATGGAAGAGGTGTACGGCATCACGATGTTCGGCATGCGGTTCTTCCGCTACGTCTTCCGGCCGCCGTATGAACTCGGTGAAATCCGGAAGCACATGGACGAACTCGGAGCCAAGTCGATTCCGTTGCTCACCGTCGTGGGTCTCATCATGGGACTGATTCTCGCGCTGCAGTCACGCCCCACGCTCGACCGTTTCGGCGCCGGCTCCTTTCTTCCGGCAATGATCGCGCTGACCATAGTGCGTGAACTTGGTCCGGTGATAACCGCGTTGATTGTCGCGGGCCGCGTCTCGTCGGGCATCGGCGCCGAGCTGGGCTCGATGAAGGTGACCGAGCAGATCGACGCGCTCGAGGTTTCGGCCGTCGATCCGTTCAACTACCTTGTTGTGACGCGCATCGTGGCCTGCATAATCATGCTGCCGCTGCTAACGGCGTATGTCGATTTTCTCGCAATTTTCGGCGGCTTCCTCGCCGAAGCGCTGGCCTCGAACTCCACGTTCCAACTGTACTTCTCCGAAACGATCTCATCCATCAAATTCCTCGACCTCGTGCCCGGTGTGGGCAAGACGGCCGTGTTCGGGTACATCATCGGACTCATCGGCGCGTATGAGGGCTTCAACACCACGCGCGGCACCGAGGGCGTGGGTCGCGCTGCGACCACATCGGTGGTGCTCGCCTCGCTCAACATCATCTTTGTCGACATGGTGATCATTCAACTGACACTTATTTTTTTCGGGTCCTGA
- a CDS encoding ATP-binding cassette domain-containing protein, with the protein MNDIPMIDVRDVRKSFDDHHVLRGVSMRVDTGSSEVILGRSGIGKSVLLKSIVGLLTPEGGSIRVRGEEVIGMGVRDLNRIRKNIGYVFQYAALYDSMTVRENLEFPLRKHASMSEAEITDRVMQQLELVGLEDAVDKMPSELSGGMKKRIGLARAIITRPDMVLYDEPTAGLDPMTAREISELILDLEQRFGISSITVTHDLECARIVADTIYILEDGIFTHSGGYEDLKHNDDPLVRSFFQAAV; encoded by the coding sequence ATGAACGACATCCCGATGATCGACGTGCGCGACGTGCGCAAATCCTTCGACGACCACCATGTGCTGCGCGGCGTCTCGATGCGTGTGGACACGGGTTCGAGTGAGGTGATACTGGGCAGAAGCGGCATCGGCAAAAGCGTGCTGCTGAAGAGTATCGTCGGCTTGCTCACGCCCGAGGGCGGCAGTATTCGGGTGCGTGGCGAAGAGGTTATCGGCATGGGCGTGCGCGACCTGAACCGCATCAGAAAAAACATCGGTTACGTGTTTCAGTACGCGGCGCTGTACGACTCGATGACCGTGCGCGAGAATCTCGAATTTCCCCTGCGGAAACACGCCTCCATGAGCGAGGCCGAGATCACCGACCGTGTCATGCAGCAGCTCGAGCTTGTCGGTCTCGAGGACGCCGTCGACAAAATGCCCTCGGAATTGAGCGGCGGCATGAAAAAACGTATCGGTCTCGCACGCGCCATCATCACGCGGCCCGACATGGTGCTGTACGACGAACCGACCGCGGGACTCGATCCGATGACGGCGCGCGAAATCAGCGAGCTTATCCTCGACCTCGAACAGCGTTTCGGCATCTCGTCGATCACCGTGACGCACGATCTCGAATGCGCGCGCATCGTGGCCGACACCATCTACATTCTCGAGGACGGTATCTTCACCCATTCGGGCGGGTATGAAGACCTGAAACACAACGACGATCCATTGGTACGTTCCTTCTTCCAGGCGGCAGTATGA